The stretch of DNA ATGGCGCTGCTGTCCTGTTTACAGAGGGACATGGAAAACCTCACTGTTAGGTATAATTCCGAATTAAACATCccaagttgttttatttttgttctgtaaacCAGTTTAGCACTTTGTACTTATCAAATCTCCTTTGATTTTTCTCAGCTTAAACGACAATGCAGAGTGCTACTTGAAATCAGCTCTCAAGAAATGTacgttttttttataaacaaatcGATGACAATTTTTCATACATTgcctatactgtatatatttttatacatattacAATGTTTCTCATTTGTGTTTCATCAGATGCGTGTGAGCTTACTATGGATCTGAATACTGCCAATTCACACCTGTCTTTCTCTgaagacaacaaaaaagtgacGCTAATGGAAACAGCTCAGCCATATCCTGACAACCCAGAGAGATTTTCAGACTGGGGACAAGTTCTTAGTAAAGAGGGCTTGTCCTCTCGTTGCTACTGGGAAGTAGAGTGGACTGGGGATAAGACGGGTATAGGAGTAGCttataaaggaataaaaaggaaagcaaaagGCACTGAAGGTATCATTGGCTACAATAATCAGTCCTGGAGTCTGCGCTGCTGTCACAGCAAATACACAGCCTGGCACAACAGTGATGCAACCACAGATATCCCCCAAGTCTTGGACTCCAAAAGGGTGGGGGTGTTCTTAGACTGGTCGGCTGGCACTCTCTCCTTCTATGCTGTATCATCAAACACCATGACTCATCTGCATACTTTCCACACTAAATTCTCTGAGCCAGTGTATCCAGGCTTCAGGCTGGGGTATGCCGATGCCTTCTTAATTCTATGCCAACCCGACCCTTAAATACCCCCAAATATTCAATGTATATGTTCATTAAGCATGAACAGACTAAATGAAGGCTGGAGGGGGGGATATTATTGCAAACATCATGGTAAAAAAAGGGATTTCAGAAGGTTTTAGATCTGTACTTCATGTTCCTCTCAAGTTACTTTTATAGCAGAAATCTCCCTGTGTGACAGTTAAGTGTATATTTTGTAGAAAACacctttaaagaaatattttagcttctttattttcctttacgCTGT from Plectropomus leopardus isolate mb unplaced genomic scaffold, YSFRI_Pleo_2.0 unplaced_scaffold10742, whole genome shotgun sequence encodes:
- the LOC121963293 gene encoding stonustoxin subunit beta-like; this encodes MENLTVSLNDNAECYLKSALKKYACELTMDLNTANSHLSFSEDNKKVTLMETAQPYPDNPERFSDWGQVLSKEGLSSRCYWEVEWTGDKTGIGVAYKGIKRKAKGTEGIIGYNNQSWSLRCCHSKYTAWHNSDATTDIPQVLDSKRVGVFLDWSAGTLSFYAVSSNTMTHLHTFHTKFSEPVYPGFRLGYADAFLILCQPDP